The region CCTTCGTGGCATGTTGGCCAATCCCGCCTTTTTCGACAAGGTGACCGAATGGGGAGTCCGGTTCCAGGATCTTTTCACCAAGCCGGCCAACGAGGTGTTGGGAACCTCGTGCGCTCGTTTTGTGTCCCCGCTTCTTGGTGGTCGGCACATCAAACCTTTGGCGCCCCGCCCTTTTCATGCGGAGGTGGCTTCGCTGGACACTGCTCCCGGTTCTTCCGGCCTCAAAGCCGCCTTTTTTGTGGGCTGTCTCATTGACAAGATTTTTCCATCGGTCGCCCATGCGACACTCAAGGTGCTTCGCGCTCATGGAGTCGGCCTGTATGTTCCTGACAATCAGGCGTGCTGCGGCATTCCGGCGGCCTCCTCAGGAGACATGACGACCTTTAAAAAACTCGTGCGGCACAACCTGGATCGATTTCCCTTGGATCGGTTCGATGTGCTGATCACTTCATGCGCCACCTGCACGGCCACGCTTCGCAAGGTCTGGCCCGTCCTTTTTTCCGAGGACGACGCCGACCTTGTGGCCCGCGTGCGCCGCCTCAGCGAAAAGACCATGGACATCCATGAATTTCTCATTCAACGCCTGGGTCTGAACCTACCTGCAGCCAGGCCGGATGCCACGGCCATTCCCGTGACGTATCATGACCCCTGTCACCTCAAGAAATCCCTCGGCGTGTTTCGCGAACCTCGACAACTTCTCCAGGCCCATTCGGGCGTTCGCTTAGTGGAAATGGCCCAACCCGATTGGTGTTGCGGTCTGGGTGGCAGTTTTAGCCTGGAACATTACGATCTTTCGTCTAAAGTGGGTCGTCGAAAGCGGGACATGGTGGCTGCGACGGGAGCGCGCATTTTGGTCACGGCCTGTCCGGCCTGTATGCTGCAGTTTCATGATCGATTGAGTCAAGCCGGGGATGCCGTGAAGGTGCGGCATGCTGTGGAAATTTACGCGGAGAGTGTGGCATCGTGACTGTCCTTCCCGTTAAACCCATCAAGCCCAAGCGGGTTGCCGACGAAGTGGCGCAGCAGTTGACCGAGCTCATCTACCGTGGGTTTTTGAAACCCGGGGAGAGGCTACCTTCGGAACGGGAGCTGGCGCGGCAGCTTCAGGTGAGCCGTCCCACGGTGCGCGAAGCCATCAATCAGCTCACGGTGATGAACCTGGTGGAGCAGCGCCACGGGCAAGGCACCTTCGTGCGCAGCCTGGATCCGTTGCACGAAAATCCCATGGCCACATTCATGGAGGGTCAGGATGTGACCTTGGAGCACATTCTGGAAGTGCGCATGGGGTTGGAATGCACGGCGGCGGCTCTGGCCGCCACGCGGGCCGACGATCGGGACATTGAACACCTGCGCACCAGTCTGGAAGCCATGAAGGCCGATATTGCTGCAGGAGGGTTGGGTCACGAACCGGATATCACCTTTCACATGGCCGTGGCCTATGCCTCCCGCAATCCCGTCCAGATTAAGGTGATGCGCAGCCTCTATGATTTTCTCTTTTTCGGCATTCGCATGAATTTGCAAAAACTTTACGAAGACCCCGACAATCTTCCACGAATCATTGCACAACACACGGCGATCTATGAAGCCATACGGCATCGGGACAGCGAAGAGGCTCTCAATGCCATGCGGTGTCACATCGGGTTCGTGTTGGATTTCTTTCGATCGCGTCAAGCACCATGATGGCATGATGGTTCGAAGCCTGAGTATCATTTTCGGATTTCTGGCTTTGGGGGATGCGGTGAGCTATGGGCTGGCGTTGCCCATTCCCGGCAATGTCATCGGCATGATGCTGCTCACGTTTTCCCTGTGTCGTGGTTGGGTTGACCTCAGAAGTGTCAAACCGGCCGCAGACCTTTTCGTGCAGAACATGGCTTTCTTCTTTGTGCCGCCGGGCGTGGGGCTCCTCCTTTATCTGGACCTTTTGTCCCGCGAATGGGTTCCCTTGGTGGTGGCTTACGTGGTGAGCACCGTGGTGGTGCTTGGGGTCGTCGGCTGGGTGACGCAAAAAATGGAGCGCCGATGATGGGATTTTTCACGAGCAAGGCCTTTTCCGTTTTTGTGACCTTTTTTGCCTTCTATGTCGCGCAGCGCATCTATCAGCGGTTCAAGTTCTTCTGGCTCAATCCCGTTCTTCTTTCCATTTTGGGACTCATGGCCTTTTTGACCCTCACGGGGATTCCTTACGAAGACTACTTTCAGGGCGGACAGATCATCAGCTTCTTTCTCGGCCCCGCGGTGGTGGCCTTGGGTGTTCCTCTGTATGTGCAGATGGAAGAAATTCGAAAGCGCGGCCGCGCCATTGGAGTCTCCATGGCAGTGGCGGCCGTGGTGGGGGTGCTGAGCGCCGCCGGCACGGCGGCTCTTTTGGGGGCCTCGCTTCCTGTGGTCGCCTCCATCGCGCCCAAGTCGGTCACGACGCCCATTGCCATGGGCATCGCGGAAAAGATCGGAGGTATTCCCTCGCTGACTGCGGCCATCGTCATCGCCACGGGCATTCTCGGCGCCGTGATCGGCCCTGGTGTTCTTCGCCTGTGCGGCGTGCGGCACCCTGTGGCCTTTGGGCTGGCCATGGGGGCGGCGTCCCACGGTATTGGAACGGCTCGAGCTGTGGAGGAAGGGGAAGTTCAGGGGGCCGCGGGGGGCCTGGCCATATGTCTCAACGGCATCGCCACCGCCGTGGTGACCCCGGTCCTGATGAAGCTCATTGTGCTGTGGGTGCGTCCGTAGCCATAGGATCTCGACCAGGGAAAAAATCAGGAAGCAAGGAGCACGATGATGGCAGCAGACGATTATTTCGACTGGACGGAAAAGCTGTTTGATCCCGAGGCCATCTTTTTCAAACCCGAGGCGCTCAAAGGCATAAGAGTGCTGGAGTTATGCACGCGGGTGTTTGGGCCCGTGACCGCCGATCTTTTGGCGGACCTGGGGGCTGAGGTCATCAAGATCGAGCTGCCCGGTGTGGGGGACCTCATGCGCTACGTGGCGCCTCGCGGATTTTTCTACAAGAACATTTCCCCCGCTTTTACCCATATGAACCACAACAAGTATCACGTGGCCATCGACATCAGAAAACCGAAGGGGGCGGAACTCTTAAAACAGCTCGTGGCCCGATCGGACGTTCTGGTGGAAAACTTTCGTCCCGGCACCATGGACCGTTGGGGCGTGGGCTATCGGCAACTCAAGGAGCTCAATCCGCGGCTCATCTATCAGGCCAACAGCGGGTTTGGGCAATGGAGCACGTATCGGGATCGGCCGTCCTATGACGCCACGTCCCAGGCCATGAGCGGCTTTTCGGCCACCACAGGTTTCCCGGGCCGCCCACCCCTCAAGATCGGCATCTGGATTGGCGACTACACGGGAGCGCTTTTTGCCACGCTGGGCATTCTCGCGGCGCTTTACGCCCGTTCCAGGACAGGGCAGGGCCAGATGATCGATGTGTCCCAAGGGGAAAGCCTCATTCGCATTCAGGACTGGACCTGGCTGTTGTGGAGCCTTTTTGGCAAGGAAAGGCGTCGCGTGGGCAATGTGGATGTGGCCATGGTGCCTTCGGGGGTGTTTCGAGCGAAAGATGGCTTTGTGGCCGTATCCGCCGTCGATGACGGGTCCTTTCAAGGACTGTGCGAGGCCATGGGGGCTCAGGACCTGCGTGACGACGAAGAGATCGAGAGCCTCTGTGGGCGTCTTAAGGAAGAAAACCGGGACAGAATTTATGAACGCCTGTCCCGGTGGGTGGCCGACCACACGGTGCGCCAAGTGGAAGATCTGGGTGTGCGGCACGGTTTTTCCGCCCAGCGCGTGGCCTCGGCGCGGGATCACTACGAGGATGAGCACCTTCGGTTTCGTCGAGCGGTCTGGGAATTTGAAGACCCTCTGTACGGTCCCGTGGTGGAATACGGGCCGGGCCCCAAACTTTCGGAAACCCCAGGACGCATGCGCTGGATCGCCAGGCCCGTCGGGTTTCATAACGACTACATCTTTCGCACCCTGTTGGGCCTGGATGCCGATACCGTCAAAGCTCTCACCGACGAAGGCATTGTGGGCACATGGGCCGATCGCATCGGCGCCAAACCTCCGGAAGACTGGAATGGTCAGGCGGGACGCGTCTTCTGAAGGAAACCTTACAGGTACGGAAAGGGCAAACCATGAACGAAACCACCACGACCTGGTTTGATTGGGCAAAGGCCCACTCCGATCCTTGCCAGGCGGCGCAGCACCCCGAAGCGCTGGATAATCTTTTGGTTTTGGACCTGAGCTATATGAGTTTCGGCGGCTTGGTTGCCTCATCCATCTTGGCGGAATTGGGCGCTCGAGTCCTTCGCATCGAACCGCCCGAGGGGGATCCAGCTCGGCACTTCAGTCCCTTCGGCTTGACCCATCAGGACACGGGCCTGGCGTACCTGGTGGAAGGGCGAAACAAGCACCACATCACCTTGGACCTAGAGGAGGAGGAAGGCCGGGACATCTTCACAAAGCTCGTAGCCCACGCCGACATTGTCATCGAAACCTTTGAACCCGGTTTCTTGGACGCCTTGGGGATCGGTTACCGCCACCTTCGAGACCTTCAGCCGCGCCTCATCTATGCGGCGTTGCACACCTACGGCCAGTTCGGTCCCAAGGCCCGCCAGGGGCGGCAAGCGTCGGAAATTGCCAACCAGGCCTACTCCGGCCTCATTCACATCAATGGAGAACCTGAAGACGCACAGCGCTCTGCGCACGCCGTGCCCACCAAGGTGGGTAGTTGGTACGGCTGGTACGCGGAAGGCCTCTTTGCCGCCTACGGCATTCTGGCCGCCCTTTTGTACCGGGAGCGGTCCGGCAAAGGGCAGATGGTGGATGTTTCCGGGGCCGAATGCATCATGAAGTTCATTGATTACAACATGGGCTGGTACCACATGGGAGGCGGGGTCAAAGAAAGGCTGGGCAATTACGACCCTTCGGTCTTTCCCTACACCTTTATTCAGTGCAAGGACGGCTACACCTTTTTGGCCGCCTACAACGACGAAGCCTTTGCCACTTTGATGGAAATCATCGGCCGTCCGGAACTCACGCAGGATCCTCGATTTTCCACCTTCATGCAAAGGACAAGCTATGAAAGCGAGGAGGCTCTGCAGCAGATTCTCGAAGAATGGAGCCTTCAGTACACCGTGGATGAGGTGATCCATATGGTGGCCGAAGCCACGGCCAAAAAGGAGGGGCGTGCCGCTGCGGTGGTGACGGGGAAAGTCTGCCGTCCGTCTCAGACCTTTGCCGAACAAAATTGGTGGGATCGGGGTGTCTTTCAAAAGATCCATGATCCCGTCTACGGAGACCTGGCCCTGCAAGGACCGGTGTGGAAAATGACGGGCACGCCTCCGCGCCTCAAATGGGCGTGCCGGCCCGTGGGAGCCGACAACGAAGCGGTCTACGGGCGCCTGCTGGGCCTGGGCCATAGCCAATTGGAGCGGCTAAGGGCTTCCGGAGTCATCTGAAAAGCCTTTTGAAAGCGGCCCTGTGACGCCCTGTTCGGGGTTTGTATCAATTGGCGGATTGGGTCACACCTTTTTCCACTTTTGGCAGGCGATAGAGCGATACAGAACGTTTTCGCGCTCTATGGAAGGGCCGAGAGGCGCGATGGGGCGTATGCGTTCGTGCCGCTCGCGCCAATCGGCCTGTGGAGTCGGCTTGTGGAAAAGGGTCACCCGGCGCGATGGGGTCTCGTGGGTTGCGCCACGCCTTCCAATGCCTTCCCGCAGCTTCCCCATCACAAGAACGCCAAAAGGCGCGAGGCCGATTTGTCTTGCTTGGCCAAGTTGCCTTCTCGCACAGGCCCATGGGGCGTCGACGGAGTCCATAACGCCCGTTGTTTCAAAAGCCTGTGGCGGGAAGGTCTGCGCTTCCAGCAATCCCGCCCACCGATCGCCTCGTCGGCCCATGGGCCGAAGGGCCAGGCGCAGCTTCTTCAAGACGGCCAGGCCATGATCATGGCCGGGTTCTAGAACCACGCTTCAAGGATCGGTTTACCGCCAATCCTCACTCGAGGCCAGGTACGCCTCCACCCATGGAACCATGTCCATGAAGTTTCCCTTTTCGGGCGCATCGGTGGTGCCGATGCGGTGATGAATCACGATGCCGCGGTCGGCGCAGTACTTTTCCAAGGAGGGTTTCGGCCGGCTGGCGATCAGTAACGCCTTCACTTGAGCGCCCCAGGCGAAGTGAGGGCCGTCGCCGCCGCTGTCGCCCATGATGATGATCCGCCCGGCAGGAATACCGCTCTTTTCGGCCACCGCCGCGGAATTGGCGGCCTTGTCCTGAATTTCGTGCAGAGGCAAAAAGATGTGAGGGTCGGTGGGCCCTTTCGGGTAGCTGATAAACGGGTGCGCAGACAAGGCCGGCACCGGTGGTAGGAGCGCCTGAGCCAACATCCGCTGGTAGTAGCCTTTCATTCCCGTGGTGTTCAGCATGAACAGGATCCGGTTTTCATGACACCACCGAATGAATGGGGCGGCTCCGGGATAGGTCGCAAAGGAGGCCTGAAGGTAGGCGTCCATCATGTCCTCGGTTACCGGTCCCGGCATCATGGCCTCAATGCGGCGGATGGCCTCACCTAATGAAATCGTGTTGGACGTGTACTGCCGAAAGATGGTTGTCAGCGGATCTTTGAGGTCGGGATAGTTAAAAAAAATGCAGTCAAAGGGGCCGCTCGGAGCCAGGCATTCACTCCAGTCGGACGAAAACAAAGCTCGATAGGAATCCTTTTGAGCCATGACCCACTCCTTCCTTGTGCGAAAAGGTTTTTCACCACCATGGGCAAGCCCTGCCAAAAGTCAAGACAAAGATGAGTTTCACGCGACGTTACCTCTGGGAGCCTGGAAGGACTCAGATGGATGGCCTGGTCGCGGCGTAAACCCTGGCTCGGAGCGTGTTCGGAAATCACCTTAGGTCTCATGGCGACAGCCGTCACACCAGGTAGCGGCTCACCGACTTCACTTTCGGCCATTCCCCGCAGAGTTTCGACAAGCCGCCTTCGCATCCGCTTCACAATCCCCCGCGTATGTCACACGACACGGTTGGCCGGATCGCTGGCCGGGTCGTTGTACCAGGCAAAGTAAGCTTCGGTGCCTTTGTGGCCGGATTGCACTGGCGCGTTCTTTCGAGCTTTGGAAATCTTGAAGTCCGTTGTTTTCACGCCCAGGTGTCGATGGAGATGGTCCGGTGCCGGTCATCGTTGTGCAGATGATAATTGTTGGGCGTTGAGCATGGTCTGAAGCAGATTGAAGCCATAGGAAAAGAAATCGTCCACGGCTTCGAGTACCGGTTTAGCCTGATCACGAAAGACGGCGATTTTCCGAGCCGAATCCAGCCGAAAACCCAAGGTTTGCTTGTTGTAGATGTAGGGACTTACATCGATTACTTTGCGCTTCAGGCTGGTGTTGTGCTTGGTGTAGTAATCCGTAAGGCGCCCGTGGCTGGCGACGACGGCGGGATCCAAGTAGCGCAGGCGATCAAAAAGCTTGACGGGGTAGTTGTCGAGCACACCTCCATCCACGTACACGTCCCCTCAAGGACTGAGGCGCGACGTATAAAAGAGGGGAATCGACATGGAAATGCGCACGGCGTCGGCCACGCACATGCGCGGCGTGTGTTCGTAGGAGAAGAATTCACAGAAATGGGTGGAGATGTTGGTTCCTATGAAATAAAGGTCACGAAAACCTTTGGCCGCCTTTTGCCGATGGACCTGAAGAAAAGTGGCTTCCGAATGGCCGGCCTTGTGAGCGATGATTTCGCCGATCCACTTTCGAAAAGCGTTTCCCTTGTACCAGCCGAATTCGTAGATGAGCCGGTGGATGTCGCGCACCACGCCGAAATCGTCGTCCATGAACTTTCCGAAGTTTATGTAACTGACCGCTTCCCAGATTTTTGACGGCATGTCATTGAGCCCAACCATGACGGCGGTAATGGCCCCTGCGGACGTGCCGCCGACTCGAAGGATTTGTGGAAGGATGTTTTTTTCTTCCAACACCTGAAGGGCCCCCACATGGGCGATGCCCTTCATGCGGCCGCCTTCGAAAACCAGATTGCGAAAAGGGTAGCCCATGGCCGGTTCCTTTGCCTTCCTATAACATCCGTGCAGAACCGGCTCAAGTCGGCGCTGGCGGTCTATTCATTCAGCCCTTGCCGTCGACATCAAAAGAGGGGATGTGCTAAACGCGTTGAGGAAGAGCATGTATTCTGAGGTTGTCCGGGAAGGATATGGGGGCGGTGAACCTTTCGAGAGGAGTCTTTCATGAATGAAAAGTTCAAATTTTTTACGCCGGTTCGTGTGCGGTACGCGGACACGGACGCTCAGGGGCACGTGTTCTTTTCCAACTATCTCGTCTACTTCGACCAGGGGCTCACGGACTACCTTAAAGCCATTGGCTACGGCTACGATGCCATGCTGAATGATGGGTACGATTTTTTCTATGTGGAAGCCCAGTGCACCTACAAGGGAAGCGCCCGATTTGATGAGGTGCTGCATGTGCATGCGCGCATTACCCATATCGGCAGAACCAGCTTCACTTTTCATTTTGCCATTCACAAGGCGGACACGGACGCCTTGATCACGACGGGCCGCATTGTGGCCGTGGCTGTGGAAAAAGGAGGGCGTCAGCCGGTGCCCGTTCCGGAAAAGCTGCGTTGCGCGGTGGAAAAATACGAAGGGGAGCCTCTTTCCTCATGAGGCGGGCCCAGGGCTTCGCAGCCTTGAGAAGAATTTCAACCCGCCGCATCCCTTCCGCATAAGGACGGGATTCAGGGTTTCCATTCCGTCGCAGCGCCGCACCGCGCGACGGGTTTCGCGACGTACGCCGCTTCGATACATTCCCTTTTTCAAGGGCTTGCGAGAATCAATGATTGACGATTCGGCGGATGGCGCTTCCATAAGCGGCGGCGAGATCGTGCAGAAAGGCCGCGTCTATGGGGCCTTTCCATGTGGTAAGTTCGAAAAATCTTTTTGGAAGAACCACCTGGTCAGGGTCAAAGCCGGAACGGAAACGCAGGTGCCATCGCATGGCCTGCACTTTTTCGCTCAAAGATGCCAGGTTGTGAGCGGCTTCTTCATGGCCCAAGAGGTTCAGGGCTTCCTGAAGCCGGTCCTCGGAGTAAAGCTTGCGGGCAAAGAGGCAGGCCACCATGGAGGTGAGTTGGACGCGACGGCGTTCTTCTTCCATGAGATAGGCTAGGGCTTCATCGACGGACTTTTGCCCGGTGTTTTGGTCATAGCTGTAGCCGGCGCTGTCTAGATGGGAATGCCGAAAACCGTACGCTTGCGACACAAAAAAGACTTCCCCCGTGGCGTAGCCGGCCATTTCTTGGCCGAGCACACAGGCGAAGTCTTGTCCGCCATAGAGGCTTGCCGCATGGAGGGTCCCTCGGCCCAGCGCTCGATAAAAATCGTTGGTTCCCCCCGCCAGGTGCGCCAGAGCCCGGTCATAGGCTTCGGCTTCGCCGAATCGAAGGGGTCCCAACGTTTCTTTTTCGCTGAGCAGGCCTTTTTCAAAGGCTTCCGTGGCCCAGGCCAGACTGACGCCTGCGCTAATGGCATCCAGGCCGAAGCGTTCCATGGATTCCAGGAGCCGTAGTACCTGTGCCGCATCGGT is a window of Desulfosoma caldarium DNA encoding:
- a CDS encoding (Fe-S)-binding protein, translating into MASMKDLARLVRELEDQMVVCMRCGMCQAVCPLYAETGREADVARGKLALLEGLSKEMFRDPRGVSQRLQRCLLCGSCAANCPSGVKVLDIFLKARAILAGYMGLSPVKKLILRGMLANPAFFDKVTEWGVRFQDLFTKPANEVLGTSCARFVSPLLGGRHIKPLAPRPFHAEVASLDTAPGSSGLKAAFFVGCLIDKIFPSVAHATLKVLRAHGVGLYVPDNQACCGIPAASSGDMTTFKKLVRHNLDRFPLDRFDVLITSCATCTATLRKVWPVLFSEDDADLVARVRRLSEKTMDIHEFLIQRLGLNLPAARPDATAIPVTYHDPCHLKKSLGVFREPRQLLQAHSGVRLVEMAQPDWCCGLGGSFSLEHYDLSSKVGRRKRDMVAATGARILVTACPACMLQFHDRLSQAGDAVKVRHAVEIYAESVAS
- a CDS encoding FadR/GntR family transcriptional regulator, translated to MTVLPVKPIKPKRVADEVAQQLTELIYRGFLKPGERLPSERELARQLQVSRPTVREAINQLTVMNLVEQRHGQGTFVRSLDPLHENPMATFMEGQDVTLEHILEVRMGLECTAAALAATRADDRDIEHLRTSLEAMKADIAAGGLGHEPDITFHMAVAYASRNPVQIKVMRSLYDFLFFGIRMNLQKLYEDPDNLPRIIAQHTAIYEAIRHRDSEEALNAMRCHIGFVLDFFRSRQAP
- a CDS encoding CidA/LrgA family protein; this encodes MMVRSLSIIFGFLALGDAVSYGLALPIPGNVIGMMLLTFSLCRGWVDLRSVKPAADLFVQNMAFFFVPPGVGLLLYLDLLSREWVPLVVAYVVSTVVVLGVVGWVTQKMERR
- a CDS encoding LrgB family protein, giving the protein MMGFFTSKAFSVFVTFFAFYVAQRIYQRFKFFWLNPVLLSILGLMAFLTLTGIPYEDYFQGGQIISFFLGPAVVALGVPLYVQMEEIRKRGRAIGVSMAVAAVVGVLSAAGTAALLGASLPVVASIAPKSVTTPIAMGIAEKIGGIPSLTAAIVIATGILGAVIGPGVLRLCGVRHPVAFGLAMGAASHGIGTARAVEEGEVQGAAGGLAICLNGIATAVVTPVLMKLIVLWVRP
- a CDS encoding CaiB/BaiF CoA transferase family protein yields the protein MMAADDYFDWTEKLFDPEAIFFKPEALKGIRVLELCTRVFGPVTADLLADLGAEVIKIELPGVGDLMRYVAPRGFFYKNISPAFTHMNHNKYHVAIDIRKPKGAELLKQLVARSDVLVENFRPGTMDRWGVGYRQLKELNPRLIYQANSGFGQWSTYRDRPSYDATSQAMSGFSATTGFPGRPPLKIGIWIGDYTGALFATLGILAALYARSRTGQGQMIDVSQGESLIRIQDWTWLLWSLFGKERRRVGNVDVAMVPSGVFRAKDGFVAVSAVDDGSFQGLCEAMGAQDLRDDEEIESLCGRLKEENRDRIYERLSRWVADHTVRQVEDLGVRHGFSAQRVASARDHYEDEHLRFRRAVWEFEDPLYGPVVEYGPGPKLSETPGRMRWIARPVGFHNDYIFRTLLGLDADTVKALTDEGIVGTWADRIGAKPPEDWNGQAGRVF
- a CDS encoding CaiB/BaiF CoA transferase family protein, which translates into the protein MNETTTTWFDWAKAHSDPCQAAQHPEALDNLLVLDLSYMSFGGLVASSILAELGARVLRIEPPEGDPARHFSPFGLTHQDTGLAYLVEGRNKHHITLDLEEEEGRDIFTKLVAHADIVIETFEPGFLDALGIGYRHLRDLQPRLIYAALHTYGQFGPKARQGRQASEIANQAYSGLIHINGEPEDAQRSAHAVPTKVGSWYGWYAEGLFAAYGILAALLYRERSGKGQMVDVSGAECIMKFIDYNMGWYHMGGGVKERLGNYDPSVFPYTFIQCKDGYTFLAAYNDEAFATLMEIIGRPELTQDPRFSTFMQRTSYESEEALQQILEEWSLQYTVDEVIHMVAEATAKKEGRAAAVVTGKVCRPSQTFAEQNWWDRGVFQKIHDPVYGDLALQGPVWKMTGTPPRLKWACRPVGADNEAVYGRLLGLGHSQLERLRASGVI
- a CDS encoding HAD family hydrolase produces the protein MAQKDSYRALFSSDWSECLAPSGPFDCIFFNYPDLKDPLTTIFRQYTSNTISLGEAIRRIEAMMPGPVTEDMMDAYLQASFATYPGAAPFIRWCHENRILFMLNTTGMKGYYQRMLAQALLPPVPALSAHPFISYPKGPTDPHIFLPLHEIQDKAANSAAVAEKSGIPAGRIIIMGDSGGDGPHFAWGAQVKALLIASRPKPSLEKYCADRGIVIHHRIGTTDAPEKGNFMDMVPWVEAYLASSEDWR
- a CDS encoding patatin-like phospholipase family protein, which encodes MGYPFRNLVFEGGRMKGIAHVGALQVLEEKNILPQILRVGGTSAGAITAVMVGLNDMPSKIWEAVSYINFGKFMDDDFGVVRDIHRLIYEFGWYKGNAFRKWIGEIIAHKAGHSEATFLQVHRQKAAKGFRDLYFIGTNISTHFCEFFSYEHTPRMCVADAVRISMSIPLFYTSRLSP
- a CDS encoding acyl-CoA thioesterase, with amino-acid sequence MNEKFKFFTPVRVRYADTDAQGHVFFSNYLVYFDQGLTDYLKAIGYGYDAMLNDGYDFFYVEAQCTYKGSARFDEVLHVHARITHIGRTSFTFHFAIHKADTDALITTGRIVAVAVEKGGRQPVPVPEKLRCAVEKYEGEPLSS